A single genomic interval of Camelina sativa cultivar DH55 chromosome 11, Cs, whole genome shotgun sequence harbors:
- the LOC104728361 gene encoding pentatricopeptide repeat-containing protein At5g39350-like — translation MSEVLRRAKHALSVKRYQSQSISKTKVLHCHIITGGRVSSHIVSTLSATYALCGHIAYARKLFEEMPERYLFSYSIVIRMYVRDGLYHDAVSVFIKMVGEGVKCVPDGYTYLSVVKAAGELRSMKLGLVMHGRILRSWYGADKCVQSALLAMYMNLGRIEMARMVFDVMQNRDVISWTTMISGYYRNGYMNDALMIFDWMVNEGVDPNHVTIVSMLPVCGHLKDLEMGRNVHKLVEEKRLGDKIEVKNALVNMYLKCNRMDEARFVFDRMEQRDVITWTCMINGYTEDGDVGNALELCRLMQFEGVRPNVVTVVSLVSACGDALKLNDGKCLHGWAIRQKVYSDIIMETSLISMYAKCNRIDLCFKVFSGASKNHTGPWNAIIAGCVQNELVRDALHLFKWMRRKDVETDIATLNSLLPAYATLAELRRAMTIHCYLTKTGFMSSLDAATGLVHVYSKCGTLESAHKIFNGIQEKHKSKDAVLCGALISGYGMHGDGHNALLVFMEIVRSGVTPRESTFTSALNACSHSGLVEEGLTLFRFMLENYKTVARSNHYTCIVDLLGRAGRLEEAYSVITTIPFEPTSAVWGALLAACVMHENVQLGEMAANKLFELEPENTGNYVLLANIYAAVGRWKDTEKVRKMMEDVGSRKKPGHSIIEMRSNSG, via the exons ATGAGCGAAGTACTGCGCAGAGCCAAACACGCACTTAGCGTCAAGCGATACCAATCTCAATCAATCTCCAAAACCAAGGTTTTACACTGCCACATCATCACCGGCGGTCGAGTCTCCAGCCACATTGTCTCGACTCTCTCCGCAACTTATGCTTTATGCGGTCACATCGCTTATGCACGGAAACTGTTCGAGGAAATGCCTGAAAggtatttgttttcatatagCATTGTTATCAGAATGTACGTGCGTGATGGATTGTATCACGATGCGGTTAGTGTGTTTATTAAGATGGTTGGTGAGGGAGTTAAGTGTGTTCCGGATGGTTATACATACCTTTCTGTTGTCAAGGCTGCTGGAGAGTTGAGATCGATGAAATTGGGGTTGGTTATGCATGGGAGGATCTTGAGAAGTTGGTATGGTGCTGATAAGTGTGTGCAGAGCGCGTTGTTGGCTATGTATATGAACCTTGGGAGGATTGAAATGGCGAGGATGGTGTTTGATGTGATGCAGAACAGAGATGTGATCTCGTGGACCACTATGATTAGTGGGTATTATAGGAATGGTTATATGAATGATGCTTTGATGATCTTTGATTGGATGGTAAATGAAG GTGTTGATCCTAACCATGTCACGATTGTTTCCATGTTGCCTGTTTGTGGTCACTTGAAGGATTTGGAAATGGGTAGAAATGTTCATAAATTGGTGGAAGAGAAGCGTTTAGGGGATAAAATAGAGGTGAAGAATGCGTTGGTGAACATGTACTTGAAATGTAACCGTATGGATGAGGCGAGATTTGTCTTTGACAGGATGGAGCAAAGGGATGTGATCACCTGGACTTGTATGATTAATGGATATACTGAAGATGGGGATGTGGGAAACGCTTTAGAGTTGTGTAGATTAATGCAGTTTGAAGGCGTAAGACCTAATGTTGTGACTGTTGTCTCTCTTGTTTCGGCATGTGGTGATGCTTTGAAGCTGAATGATGGTAAATGTTTACATGGTTGGGCAATTAGGCAAAAGGTTTACTCTGATATCATCATGGAAACATCTTTGATCAGCATGTATGCTAAATGCAATCGCATAGACCTCTGCTTTAAAGTATTTTCAGGGGCTTCAAAAAACCATACTGGTCCTTGGAATGCAATTATTGCTGGTTGTGTACAGAACGAACTTGTGAGGGACGCGTTGCATCTGTTCAAATGGATGCGACGGAAAGATGTTGAAACCGACATTGCTACATTAAACAGTCTCCTTCCAGCATATGCAACTTTGGCAGAGTTGCGCCGAGCTATGACTATCCATTGCTATCTAACCAAAACCGGGTTTATGTCAAGCCTTGATGCTGCTACAGGGCTGGTTCATGTTTACTCAAAGTGTGGAACTTTAGAATCCGCTCACAAGATATTCAATGGAATCCAGGAGAAACACAAGAGCAAAGATGCAGTTCTATGTGGTGCGTTAATATCTGGCTATGGGATGCACGGAGATGGTCATAACGCGTTGCTAGTTTTCATGGAAATTGTTCGGTCTGGTGTGACTCCAAGGGAAAGCACGTTTACTTCTGCCTTAAACGCCTGTAGTCATTCCGGTTTGGTTGAAGAAGGCTTGACATTATTTAGGTTTATgcttgaaaattataaaacggTAGCTCGATCAAACCATTACACTTGCATCGTTGATCTCCTTGGTCGAGCAGGTCGGTTAGAAGAAGCTTACAGTGTCATTACAACAATTCCATTTGAACCGACCTCAGCCGTTTGGGGTGCATTGCTTGCTGCTTGTGTCATGCACGAGAATGTCCAGCTTGGAGAAATGGCAGCAAACAAGCTGTTTGAGCTTGAACCAGAGAACACAGGGAATTACGTGCTGTTGGCAAATATCTATGCAGCTGTAGGACGATGGAAAGATACGGAGAAGGTGAGAAAGATGATGGAGGATGTTGGATCGAGAAAGAAACCGGGTCATAGCATAATCGAGATGAGAAGTAACTCAGGTTAA
- the LOC104728362 gene encoding uncharacterized protein LOC104728362: MEEAINRLTEAVTAGREGGGAAVRGNHRHVGQEQQLQPVNRGENLNPFSQGRTVKLEFPRFKGGDPTAWISKVKQYFDYNHTLEDQKVGFASYHLEDEANEWWQATSKALREDGINIAWPIFEEELWVRFGPVYGEDFDEALSKIQQTGTLQEYQ; the protein is encoded by the coding sequence ATGGAAGAGGCGATCAATAGGCTGACAGAAGCGGTAACCGCTGGTCGAGAGGGAGGAGGTGCGGCCGTACGTGGTAACCATCGCCACGTGGGGCAAGAACAGCAGTTACAACCGGTGAACCGAGGGGAAAACTTGAATCCTTTTTCGCAAGGGAGGACAGTAAAGCTGGAGTTTCCTCGATTCAAGGGAGGGGATCCTACGGCGTGGATAAGCAAAGTCAAACAATACTTTGATTATAACCACACACTCGAGGACCAGAAGGTAGGCTTCGCTTCCTATCACCTGGAGGATGAGGCTAATGAGTGGTGGCAGGCAACATCAAAGGCGTTACGAGAGGATGGGATCAACATCGCTTGGCCGATCTTCGAGGAGGAACTGTGGGTACGTTTCGGCCCTGTTTACGGTGAAGACTTCGATGAAGCCTTGTCAAAAATCCAA
- the LOC104728359 gene encoding myb-related protein B-like: MNHEERNKEKISSSRDQWKLSEDLKLRELVAEYGPRNWNQIAEKIQGRTGKTCRARWSRHLDPMISKKSFTNKEEAILLEAYEKLGSKWSLIAKLLPGRSDEAVINNWTRIMKRKTRKQSTSPHELTTNDTTEDSASDESREINNSNRKMPKEETTDLTEAMQYSALHHHLSIVPAVPLAMSAPPHVSISQPSSSSSSSSLPSKAEDTKAKIPPKFIDFLGVGDS, from the exons ATGAATCACGAGGAGAGGAACAAGGAGAAAATTAGCTCGTCTAGAGACCAATGGAAGCTTTCAGAGGATTTGAAACTCAGAGAGCTTGTGGCTGAGTATGGTCCTAGAAACTGGAATCAGATAGCAGAAAAAATACAAGGACGAACAG gCAAGACTTGTAGAGCAAGGTGGTCTCGCCATCTTGATCCAATGATCAGCAAGAAAAGTTTCACtaataaagaagaagcaatacTACTTGAAGCTTATGAAAAATTGGGTAGCAAATGGTCTTTGATCGCTAAGCTTCTCCCTGGAAGATCTGACGAAGCAGTGATAAACAATTGGACCAGAATCATGAAAAGAAAGACTAGGAAGCAATCCACTTCTCCTCATGAACTAACCACAAATGACACAACGGAAG ATAGTGCAAGTGATGAAAGTAGAGAGATCAATAACTCTAACAGGAAGATGCCAAAGGAGGAAACCACTGACCTCACAGAAGCAATGCAATACTCagctcttcatcatcacttgTCTATCGTACCTGCAGTTCCCTTGGCAATGTCCGCACCACCGCATGTCTCCATCTcccaaccatcatcatcatcatcatcatcatcattaccatCAAAAGCAGAAGATACAAAGGCCAAGATACCACCGAAGTTTATAGATTTTCTTGGGGTAGGCGATtcttaa
- the LOC104728360 gene encoding pentatricopeptide repeat-containing protein At5g39350: MSEVLRRAKHALSVKRYQSLLNHYAATQSISKTKALHCHIITGGRISGHIVSTLSVTYALCGHIAYARKLFEEMPESSLLSYNIVIRMYVRDGLYHDAVSVFIKMVGEGVKCVPDGYTYPFVLKAAGELRSMKLGLVMHGRILRSWYGADKFVQNALLAMYMNLGRIEMARMVFDVMQNRDVISWNTMISGYYRNGYMNDALMIFDWMVNEGVDPDHATIVSMLPVCGHLKDLEMGRNVHKLVEEKRLGDKIEVKNALVNMYLKCNRMDEARFVFDRMEQRDVITWTCMINGYTEDGDVGNALELCRLMQFEGVRPNVVTVVSLVSACGDALKLNDGKCLHGWAIRQKVYSDIIMETSLISMYAKCNRIDLCFKVFSGASKNHTGPWSAIIAGCVQNELVRDALHLFKWMRREDVETNIATLNSLLPAYATLADLRQAMNIHCYLTKTGFMSSLDAATGLVHVYSKCGTLESAHNIFNGIQEKHKSKDVVLWGALISGYGMHGDGHNALLVFMEMVRSGVTPNEITFTSALNACSHSGLVEEGLTLFRFMLENYKTVARSNHYTCIVDLLGRAGRLDEAYSVITTIPFEPTSTVWGALLAACVMHENVQLGEMAANKLFELEPENTGNYVLLANIYAALGRWKDTEKVRKMMEDVGLRKKPGHSIIEMRSNSG; encoded by the coding sequence ATGAGCGAAGTACTGCGCAGAGCCAAACACGCACTTAGCGTCAAGCGATACCAATCTCTCTTGAATCACTATGCAGCTACTCAATCAATCTCCAAAACCAAGGCTTTACACTGCCACATCATCACTGGCGGTCGAATCTCCGGCCACATTGTGTCGACTCTCTCCGTCACATATGCTTTATGCGGTCACATCGCTTATGCACGGAAGCTGTTCGAGGAAATGCCTGAAAGCTCTTTGCTTTCATATAACATTGTTATCAGAATGTACGTGCGTGATGGATTGTATCACGATGCGGTTAGTGTGTTTATTAAGATGGTTGGTGAGGGAGTTAAGTGTGTTCCTGATGGTTATACATACCCTTTTGTTCTCAAGGCTGCTGGAGAGTTGAGATCGATGAAACTGGGGTTGGTTATGCATGGGAGGATCTTGAGAAGTTGGTATGGTGCTGATAAGTTTGTGCAGAACGCGTTGTTGGCTATGTATATGAATCTTGGGAGGATTGAAATGGCTAGGATGGTGTTTGATGTGATGCAGAACAGAGATGTGATCTCGTGGAACACTATGATTAGTGGGTATTATAGGAATGGTTATATGAATGATGCTTTGATGATCTTTGATTGGATGGTAAATGAAGGTGTTGATCCTGACCATGCCACGATTGTTTCCATGTTGCCTGTTTGTGGTCACTTGAAGGATTTGGAAATGGGTAGAAATGTTCATAAATTGGTGGAAGAGAAGCGTTTAGGGGATAAAATAGAGGTGAAGAATGCGTTGGTGAACATGTACTTGAAATGTAACCGTATGGATGAGGCGAGATTTGTCTTTGACAGGATGGAGCAAAGGGATGTGATCACCTGGACTTGTATGATTAATGGATATACTGAAGATGGGGATGTGGGAAACGCTTTAGAGTTGTGTAGATTAATGCAGTTTGAAGGCGTAAGACCTAATGTTGTGACTGTTGTCTCTCTTGTTTCGGCATGTGGTGATGCTTTGAAGCTGAATGATGGTAAATGTTTACATGGTTGGGCAATTAGGCAAAAGGTTTACTCTGATATCATCATGGAAACATCTTTGATCAGCATGTATGCTAAATGCAATCGCATAGACCTCTGCTTTAAAGTATTTTCAGGGGCTTCAAAAAACCATACTGGTCCTTGGAGTGCAATTATTGCTGGTTGTGTACAGAACGAACTTGTGAGGGACGCGTTGCATCTGTTCAAATGGATGCGACGGGAAGATGTTGAAACCAACATTGCTACGTTAAACAGTCTCCTTCCAGCATATGCAACTTTGGCAGATTTGCGCCAAGCAATGAATATCCATTGCTATCTAACGAAAACCGGGTTTATGTCAAGCCTTGATGCTGCTACAGGGCTGGTTCATGTTTACTCAAAGTGTGGAACTTTAGAATCCGCTCACAACATATTCAATGGAATCCAGGAGAAACACAAGAGCAAAGATGTAGTTCTATGGGGTGCGTTAATATCTGGCTATGGGATGCATGGAGATGGTCATAACGCGTTGCTAGTTTTCATGGAAATGGTTCGGTCTGGTGTGACGCCAAACGAAATCACGTTTACTTCTGCCTTAAATGCTTGTAGTCATTCCGGTTTGGTTGAAGAAGGCTTGACATTATTTAGGTTTATgcttgaaaattataaaacggTAGCGCGATCAAACCATTACACTTGCATTGTTGATCTCCTTGGCCGAGCAGGTCGGTTAGACGAAGCTTACAGTGTCATTACAACAATTCCATTTGAACCGACCTCAACCGTTTGGGGTGCATTGCTTGCTGCTTGTGTCATGCACGAGAATGTCCAGCTAGGAGAAATGGCAGCAAACAAGCTGTTTGAGCTTGAACCAGAGAACACAGGGAATTACGTGCTGTTGGCAAATATCTATGCAGCTTTAGGACGATGGAAAGATACGGAGAAGGTGAGAAAGATGATGGAGGATGTTGGATTGAGAAAGAAACCGGGTCATAGCATAATCGAGATGAGAAGTAACTCAGGTTGA
- the LOC104724289 gene encoding EID1-like F-box protein 2 yields MIIAKQYRCIHSATCHCTKGHISEEVLFLMVQHLNWNPNVIATLSCVCKWFDDLAKRLLWKEFCRGRAPKMMSDLQSSGSHSVDGSWRALGKLLIYCSGSSKGGLFNDVQIPGHFVHRTRFSRTSGRSFLPPQCRTDDILYVSDPCEHLDQGEDGDLGFFRGIFKSFSMSKVRKLLIKKGTPFHPTEVCPYCKAKLWSMLQAKMIPQSASCRLGAYEDSIEYYVCLNGHMLGVCTLLPLSDSEGATEFQ; encoded by the coding sequence atgattatagcaaagCAATACCGTTGCATTCACTCGGCGACTTGTCATTGCACGAAAGGACATATTAGTGAAGAAGTATTGTTTCTTATGGTTCAGCATCTAAACTGGAATCCTAATGTAATTGCGACTCTGTCTTGTGTTTGTAAATGGTTTGATGATCTCGCTAAGCGGTTACTGTGGAAAGAGTTCTGCAGAGGTAGAGCGCCTAAGATGATGTCTGACCTTCAATCTAGTGGTAGCCATAGTGTTGATGGGAGTTGGAGAGCACTTGGGAAACTTTTGATTTACTGCTCAGGTTCGAGTAAAGGTGGACTCTTTAACGATGTTCAAATCCCTGGTCATTTTGTTCATAGAACTCGCTTCTCTAGAACATCTGGAAGGAGCTTTCTTCCTCCACAATGTCGAACTGATGATATTCTCTATGTTTCTGATCCTTGTGAACATCTTGATCAAGGGGAAGATGGTGATTTGGGATTCTTCCGTGGGATTTTTAAATCGTTTTCAATGTCAAAGGTGAGGAAGTTGCTTATTAAGAAAGGGACACCATTTCATCCTACAGAAGTTTGTCCGTATTGCAAAGCGAAACTGTGGAGTATGCTTCAGGCGAAAATGATACCACAGAGTGCTAGCTGTAGATTGGGAGCTTATGAAGATAGCATTGAGTATTATGTTTGCCTCAATGGGCATATGCTTGGAGTTTGTACACTCTTACCCTTGTCTGATTCTGAAGGGGCCACCGAGTTTCAGTGA